A part of Larimichthys crocea isolate SSNF chromosome VII, L_crocea_2.0, whole genome shotgun sequence genomic DNA contains:
- the scarf1 gene encoding scavenger receptor class F member 1, translated as MNLLLGALSALLCCSSSSSHTLDPAGKNVCHNVRDPSTLVCCSGWRQEGKECPIPVCEGDQACLKGEICVYPGVCRCPAGYYGAQCKTRCPLEFWAPDCRKVCPCYPHGRCHPVTGECTCNTNRWGPLCQYACKCGRHGHCHPVHGNCSCDEGWWTSTCAKPCQCMTEGSVGPGCEQLTGRCQCNKGHWGLKCPGTCKCYLSPCNQRTGVCECEATWWGPSCDRRCNCDLTHSSCGPTNGKCLCHPGYQGQFCNLPCEAGKYGSGCTKSCSFCKDNQICSGTDGACDACEPGWNGTQCDRPCSSGYYGDGCKEKCPRCRNNEPCDPKTGKCWRCDPGWTGPRCEEPCSNRTFGDACSFLCSPCFHGNCHHVTGRCVCQPGFQGESCNSSCPALQFGVNCSSACDCGEGVQCDPVTGACPSSVTGSVLAGVLVPLLLLLLAVLCCCLCCGGGPVDGKDRATVADGGLSVRMKYHVYSVLANIGAALPCISNWSSGLPRVTVSHHDPELTFNHSFIEPPSSGWVTEGSSFDTDEEEAEALYCVPPREDIPAVAGGEFQEMSSKCNMFLDPSGFSSEDITSPFNIPRTSSIAKSKRPSVSFAEGTRFSPKERRGSGQDPGALPGHPRNKSKSPWGVLMLSALQSQGGAAKTGEGDEGESEEREDEVDVQATNNQESSCDIGDQEVDRTPSRATLQVPGASGRRRTMSNTAAHKGTQLPTSASDAQAGVSDKVTTVYVTVGKAGRPVLKTESSSEGPVQAMLRRLGSLQRQKEQESGRPKTKTAEGITKPPRKKLGARASVWEQGGPPGGEVGICKPIRRKQASLNPPDAAGASDTPSSESSTPKRPLSSILQSVPEVASADSGSDLRAEGDTRQGADPSTGRIESNYLTVGPAGDAASLTEVIANEGAEPCYENVMIKHS; from the exons ATGAATCTTCTCCTCGGAGCTCTGagtgctctgctctgctgctcgtcGTCCTCCTCTCATACACTGGATCCTGCTGGGAAGAACGTCTGCCACAACGTCAG GGACCCCTCCACCCTGGTCTGTTGCTCTGGATGGCGTCAAGAAGGCAAAGAGTGCCCTATAC ctgtgtgtgaggGTGACCAGGCCTGCCTGAAGGGTGAGATCTGTGTGTATCCCGGAGTGTGTCGATGCCCAGCTGGTTACTATGGAGCTCAGTGTAAAACAC GATGTCCTCTTGAGTTCTGGGCTCCAGACTGTCGTAAGGTGTGTCCCTGCTACCCACACGGCCGCTGTCACCCCGTCACTGGTGAGTGCACCTGCAACACCAACCGTTGGGGTCCGCTTTGCCAGTACGCCTGCAAGTGTGGCCGGCATGGCCACTGTCACCCGGTCCATGGAAACTGCTCCTGCGATGAGGGCTGGTGGACGTCAACGTGCGCCAAGCCTTGCCAGTGCATGACTGAGGGATCTGTGGGCCCCGGCTGCGAGCAGCTAACAGGTCGGTGTCAGTGCAACAAGGGCCACTGGGGCCTGAAATGTCCTGGCACCTGCAAATGCTACCTGTCGCCATGTAATCAACGTAccggtgtgtgtgaatgtgaggcCACCTGGTGGGGACCCAGCTGTGACCGGCGATGTAACTGTGacctcacacacagcagctgtggcCCAACCAATGGGAAGTGTCTGTGCCACCCAGGGTACCAGGGTCAGTTCTGCAACCTGCCCTGTGAAGCTGGGAAGTATGGCAGTGGTTGTACAAAGAG TTGTAGTTTCTGTAAAGACAACCAGATCTGCTCTGGTACTGATGGCGCCTGTGACGCATGTGAGCCCGGCTGGAACGGTACACAATGCGACCGCCCGTGCTCGTCTGGTTATTATGGTGATGGCTGCAAGGAGAAGTGTCCACGTTGCAGGAATAATGAACCCTGTGATCCAAAAACTGGGAAATGTTGGAGGTGTGACCCTGGATGGACTGGCCCAAG GTGTGAGGAGCCCTGCTCCAACAGGACGTTTGGAGACGCCTGCAGCTTCCTGTGTAGCCCTTGTTTCCACGGTAACTGCCATCACGTGACAGGAAGATGTGTCTGTCAGCCAGGCTTTCAGGGAGAGAG CTGTAACAGCAGCTGCCCCGCCCTGCAGTTCGGCGTCAACTGTTCCTCTGCCTGTGACTGTGGTGAGGGGGTCCAGTGTGACCCAGTCACTGGTGCCTGCCCTAGCA gtgtcaCAGGGTCTGTTCTAGCAGGTGTGCTGGTTCCTTTGCTCCTGTTGCTCCTCgctgtgctctgctgctgcctgtgttGTGGAGGAGGCCCTGTTGATGGCAAAGACAG GGCAACTGTGGCTGATGGAGGCTTGTCAGTTCGGATGAAATATCACGTCTACAGTGTCCTTGCTAACATCGGCGCTGCACTTCCCTGTATCTCTAACTGGTCCTCTGGTCTGCCTCGTGTCACCG TGTCTCACCATGACCCAGAGCTGACATTCAACCACAGCTTCATTGAGCCTCCTTCCTCTGGCTGGGTGACTGAGGGGTCGTCCTTTGACACTGATGAGGAAGAGGCCGAGGCGCTCTACTGTGTCCCTCCAAGAGAAG ACATCCCGGCGGTGGCAGGTGGCGAGTTCCAGGAGATGAGCTCCAAGTGTAACATGTTCTTAGACCCATCCGGCTTCAGCAGCGAGGACATCACCTCACCTTTCAACATCCCTCGCACCTCCAGCATCGCCAAGTCCAAGCGGCCGTCTGTCTCGTTTGCTGAGGGCACTCGTTTCTCCCCCAAGGAGAGACGTGGCTCGGGTCAGGACCCCGGTGCTCTCCCTGGACACCCACGTAACAAATCCAAGTCACCCTGGGGGGTTTTGATGCTGTCTGCCCTCCAAAGTCAGGGAGGCGCAGCTAAAActggagagggagatgaaggtGAGAGTGAGGAGAGGGAAGATGAAGTGGATGTGCAGGCGACAAACAATCAGGAATCAAGCTGTGACATAGGGGATCAAGAAGTAGACAGAACCCCATCCCGGGCCACCCTGCAGGTTCCCGGGGCATCAGGACGTAGACGGACTATGTCCAACACAGCTGCTCATAAAGGGACCCAGCTGCCAACATCTGCCTCTGATGCACAGGCGGGGGTCTCAGATAAAGTCACCACAGTGTACGTGACAGTGGGTAAGGCAGGTAGGCCCGTGTTGAAGACAGAGTCGAGCTCTGAAGGGCCCGTTCAGGCCATGCTACGACGACTCGGTAGCCTCCAGCGACAAAAGGAGCAGGAGTCTGGCAGGCCTaagacaaaaacagctgaagGGATTACCAAACCACCAAGGAAGAAGCTCGGAGCTCGGGCGAGTGTGTGGGAGCAGGGAGGCCCGCCTGGAGGAGAAGTCGGCATATGTAAGCCAATCAGGAGAAAGCAGGCTTCTCTGAACCCTCCTGATGCAGCTGGTGCTAGTGACACTCCATCATCAGAGAGCAGCACTCCAAAAAGGCCACTGTCGTCCATTTTGCAGAGTGTGCCAGAGGTGGCATCAGCTGACTCTGGGTCAGATCTGAGGGCTGAGGGAGACACAAGGCAGGGTGCTGACCCCAGTACAGGAAGAATTGAGAGCAACTACCTGACTGTGGGACCAGCAGGAGACGCTGCCAGTCTCACGGAGGTCATCGCCAACGAAGGTGCAGAGCCCTGCTATGAGAATGTCATGATTAAACACTCGTAA